From Chryseobacterium gallinarum, one genomic window encodes:
- a CDS encoding tetratricopeptide repeat protein — protein MKSKKILLAAAVFYFGISEAQQSQYFTQKENYRFNLAENLYQTKIYNASQYEYARQYFYNQNLTRSKKEAAQFFDNVIGVILQKNHAEEGLTAFMKEYPNSAYFAQANLPLADYYLAKKDFDKALETLKKVNQYQLSKEENTQYILKLGYAKFMTGDSKGAIDALEEAYKSADTSQKGDIAYMLGHLYYSNRQNDKAFQYFDSIKDQDKFSKLVRPYYVQMYYNDKNYDQAISEGNALLNENISDAYKAEVHKIIGESYFMKNDYTSAYPHLKDYLNVQQNPSENDLYEMGFVAAQLKKYDEAVSYYNQLVNSNSALAQNAYYQLGNAYLAVDKKQEALSAFRSSYQMDYDAKVKKLAHEQYAKLSYDIGNPFENPSAVIQSYINDNQNAANASEMRSLLVKSYLYSGNYKETLNAIDRLQSSTPEINKVDQEVSYLLGTEEFNKGNYDEAEKYFLRSLGFNINKEFNSRALYWLAQVYYQKGNYPSAIVRYEKLLGESFPEKQQLPYDLGYAYFKSKKFDQAATYFKQYLTNPKPEFKNDAELRLADIHYANNDLNEAIAIYDKNDDATDYTLYQKAMALGFKGDTQAKINNLKNLLSKYPDSEYYDDAQYEIGTAYAAQDDFANSNDYFGKVIKGSSDKDLIANASIYRAQNYIDQNQNDKALSELKSLGEQYKNTAYAQKIVQAAKPLFTKNGDVSGYENFARNIGVNVDASEIDEINLSTGKQYFSKKDYKNAISYYEKYLTQNPTGEGLYQAKYELGESYYQTNNPTKALLVLQEVAAVQNDYQDDAQTRLAQIFIAQGNTAEAKKYLEGIKNSSDISIKNYANVELMKLYAEEKNFSEAEKLANAVIANSKNSAAVMETAKVIKARSLMNSGKDKDAQSAYASLEKSSNTSVAAEALYAKAYYQNKGKAFKSSNETIFKLANNYASEEYWGAKALVLMAKNYVGLKDTYQASYTCDQIIANYKDFPEIVAEAKEVKKQIKK, from the coding sequence ATGAAATCAAAAAAAATACTTTTAGCGGCTGCCGTGTTTTATTTCGGAATCTCCGAAGCTCAACAGTCCCAATATTTTACCCAGAAAGAAAATTATAGATTCAATCTAGCAGAAAATCTTTACCAGACCAAAATATACAACGCTTCCCAATACGAATATGCCAGGCAATATTTCTACAATCAGAATCTGACACGTTCCAAAAAGGAAGCGGCTCAGTTTTTTGACAATGTGATAGGAGTCATTCTTCAGAAAAATCATGCAGAGGAAGGATTGACTGCTTTCATGAAAGAATACCCGAATTCCGCTTATTTTGCCCAGGCCAATCTTCCTTTAGCGGATTATTACTTAGCTAAAAAAGACTTTGATAAAGCATTGGAAACTTTGAAAAAAGTAAACCAATATCAACTGTCAAAGGAAGAAAACACTCAATATATCCTTAAGCTGGGATATGCAAAATTTATGACCGGGGATTCTAAAGGAGCTATTGATGCACTGGAAGAAGCCTACAAGTCTGCTGATACCTCTCAGAAAGGAGATATTGCTTATATGCTGGGACACTTGTATTACAGCAACAGACAGAACGATAAGGCTTTCCAGTATTTTGATTCCATCAAAGACCAGGATAAATTCTCCAAACTGGTACGTCCTTACTATGTACAGATGTATTACAATGACAAGAATTATGATCAGGCAATTTCAGAAGGGAATGCTTTGCTGAATGAGAATATTTCAGATGCTTATAAAGCTGAGGTTCATAAGATCATAGGGGAGAGTTATTTCATGAAAAATGATTATACTTCTGCGTATCCGCATTTAAAAGACTATCTGAATGTACAGCAGAACCCTTCTGAAAATGATTTATATGAGATGGGATTTGTGGCCGCTCAATTGAAAAAATATGACGAAGCGGTTTCTTACTATAACCAGCTTGTCAACAGCAATTCAGCGTTGGCTCAGAATGCCTATTATCAGCTGGGAAATGCTTATCTCGCTGTAGATAAAAAACAGGAAGCGCTTTCTGCCTTCCGTTCTTCTTACCAGATGGACTATGATGCCAAGGTGAAAAAACTGGCTCATGAACAGTATGCAAAGCTGAGCTATGATATCGGGAACCCATTTGAAAATCCTTCTGCGGTTATCCAGAGCTATATTAATGACAACCAGAATGCAGCCAATGCCTCAGAAATGAGATCATTATTGGTAAAGTCTTATTTGTATTCAGGGAACTATAAAGAAACTCTAAACGCGATAGACAGGCTGCAAAGCTCTACGCCGGAAATCAATAAAGTAGATCAGGAGGTATCTTATTTGCTGGGAACGGAAGAATTCAACAAAGGAAATTATGATGAAGCTGAGAAATATTTCTTAAGAAGTCTTGGTTTTAATATTAATAAAGAATTTAATAGCAGGGCTTTATACTGGCTGGCCCAGGTCTATTACCAAAAAGGAAACTATCCGTCAGCCATTGTTCGTTACGAAAAGCTCCTGGGGGAAAGTTTTCCTGAAAAGCAGCAATTGCCTTATGATTTAGGGTATGCTTATTTTAAATCTAAAAAATTCGATCAGGCTGCTACCTATTTCAAACAATATCTGACAAACCCGAAGCCTGAATTTAAAAATGATGCGGAGCTGCGTCTTGCAGATATTCACTATGCCAATAATGACCTGAACGAAGCGATTGCCATTTATGATAAAAATGATGATGCTACAGATTATACCCTGTACCAGAAAGCAATGGCTTTAGGTTTCAAAGGAGATACGCAGGCTAAGATCAACAACTTAAAAAATCTTTTATCAAAATATCCGGATTCTGAATATTACGATGATGCGCAATATGAAATAGGAACAGCATATGCTGCTCAGGATGATTTTGCAAATTCCAATGATTATTTCGGAAAAGTAATTAAAGGCTCTTCTGATAAGGATCTGATCGCTAATGCTTCTATCTACAGAGCTCAGAATTATATAGACCAGAATCAGAACGATAAAGCACTTTCTGAACTGAAATCCCTGGGCGAGCAGTATAAAAATACCGCTTATGCACAAAAAATCGTTCAGGCTGCCAAGCCTCTTTTCACCAAAAACGGGGACGTGTCAGGATATGAAAATTTTGCAAGAAATATCGGTGTGAACGTAGATGCTTCGGAAATTGATGAGATCAACTTATCTACCGGAAAACAGTATTTCTCTAAGAAAGATTATAAAAATGCAATTTCCTATTATGAGAAGTATCTGACTCAAAATCCTACAGGAGAAGGTCTGTATCAGGCTAAATATGAGCTGGGAGAGAGCTATTACCAGACCAATAATCCTACCAAAGCTCTCCTTGTTTTACAGGAGGTAGCTGCTGTTCAGAATGATTATCAGGACGATGCCCAGACCCGTTTAGCCCAGATTTTTATTGCACAGGGAAATACAGCTGAAGCCAAAAAGTATCTTGAGGGAATTAAAAACTCTTCTGATATCAGTATTAAAAACTATGCAAATGTAGAACTGATGAAACTGTATGCTGAGGAGAAAAATTTTTCAGAAGCCGAAAAACTGGCCAATGCAGTGATTGCCAATTCCAAGAATTCAGCAGCAGTAATGGAAACAGCAAAAGTAATCAAGGCAAGAAGCCTGATGAATTCCGGAAAAGATAAGGATGCACAATCTGCCTATGCTTCTCTTGAAAAATCATCCAACACTTCAGTGGCTGCAGAAGCTTTATATGCGAAAGCTTACTATCAAAACAAAGGGAAAGCCTTTAAGTCTTCCAATGAAACGATCTTTAAGCTTGCCAACAATTATGCATCAGAAGAATACTGGGGAGCAAAAGCCCTGGTACTGATGGCGAAAAATTATGTAGGATTAAAAGATACCTATCAGGCAAGCTATACATGTGACCAGATTATTGCGAACTATAAAGACTTCCCAGAGATTGTTGCCGAAGCAAAAGAAGTAAAAAAGCAGATTAAAAAGTAA
- a CDS encoding APC family permease, translating into MSQLFRRKIYSDTDTSTGLLRVLGVWDIVFFGIAAIIGAGSFSSLGEAVFRGGPGVILLYLICGFACGFTALCYAEFASRIPTAGSAYTYAYASFGELIAWVIGWALIMEYSFGNIYVAFSWSDYFTSFLSRLGMHIPDYLTCSYTEARKAFQNGSENKELLNAWKNAPLIGNLKFIVDIPALVINGLITWLCYVGVKESKNFNNSLVLLKLGVIILVILVGFAYINTDNWTPVSPATGIPSFMPNGFAGVMSAVSGVFFAYIGFDALSVLSEETKDPQKTLPKGMIISLVLCTVIYIALTLVLTGMVDYKKFDGVGDPLSFIFEKTNANVAWMELIVSFVAIVAITTVLLVFQMGQPRIWYAMSRDGLMPQRFQKIHPKYKTPSYATIVTGIVVGIPILFTDKTFILDFTSIGTIFAFVLVCAGVLLLPAKEKIKGRFHLPYVNGKIIFPVAFIGGLVAFYYLQPDFFQNLMDWADPQEGEFRASIFFFILINLVMCVVAFIRNLSLIPLVGLSSCLYLLTGMSHENWFWFGIWFLIGMVIYFCYGYKNSKLGKELRNN; encoded by the coding sequence ATGAGTCAACTTTTTAGAAGAAAAATCTATTCAGATACAGATACTTCGACAGGGCTTTTAAGGGTTCTTGGGGTGTGGGACATCGTATTTTTTGGTATTGCGGCCATTATCGGAGCTGGAAGTTTCAGCAGTTTGGGAGAAGCCGTTTTTAGAGGTGGCCCCGGTGTTATCCTTCTATATTTGATTTGTGGTTTTGCCTGTGGTTTCACGGCTTTATGCTATGCTGAATTTGCCAGCAGAATTCCTACAGCAGGCTCCGCATATACTTATGCATATGCAAGTTTTGGAGAGTTAATTGCCTGGGTGATCGGCTGGGCTTTGATTATGGAATATTCTTTCGGGAATATCTATGTTGCTTTTTCCTGGTCAGATTATTTCACCAGTTTCCTGAGCCGTCTGGGCATGCATATTCCTGATTACCTCACCTGCAGCTATACGGAAGCAAGAAAGGCGTTTCAAAATGGTTCAGAAAATAAAGAACTGCTGAATGCCTGGAAAAATGCTCCCCTGATCGGAAATCTGAAATTCATTGTAGATATTCCGGCCCTGGTTATTAATGGGTTAATTACATGGCTCTGCTATGTAGGAGTGAAAGAAAGTAAAAATTTCAACAACTCACTGGTTCTTCTGAAACTAGGAGTTATTATATTGGTTATCCTGGTTGGTTTTGCGTATATCAATACGGATAACTGGACTCCGGTAAGTCCGGCTACGGGAATACCATCATTTATGCCCAATGGATTTGCAGGGGTGATGAGTGCCGTATCGGGTGTCTTTTTTGCTTATATCGGATTCGATGCTTTAAGTGTACTATCAGAAGAAACAAAAGATCCTCAGAAGACACTTCCGAAAGGGATGATCATCTCTCTTGTTTTATGTACCGTGATCTACATTGCCCTTACCTTGGTATTAACAGGAATGGTAGATTACAAAAAATTTGATGGTGTGGGAGATCCTCTTTCATTTATATTTGAAAAAACAAATGCCAATGTTGCCTGGATGGAGCTTATTGTATCTTTTGTGGCTATTGTAGCAATCACTACCGTATTACTGGTATTCCAGATGGGCCAGCCAAGAATCTGGTACGCAATGAGCCGTGACGGGCTGATGCCTCAGAGATTCCAGAAAATACATCCTAAATATAAAACTCCTTCCTATGCAACTATTGTAACGGGGATTGTGGTAGGTATTCCTATTCTGTTCACGGATAAAACCTTTATATTGGATTTCACCAGTATCGGTACTATTTTCGCCTTTGTATTGGTTTGTGCCGGAGTACTGCTTCTTCCGGCAAAAGAGAAAATAAAAGGCAGATTTCACCTTCCTTACGTGAATGGTAAAATTATCTTCCCGGTTGCTTTTATCGGGGGATTGGTTGCATTCTATTATTTGCAGCCCGATTTTTTCCAAAATCTGATGGATTGGGCAGATCCGCAAGAAGGAGAATTCAGAGCTTCTATCTTCTTCTTTATTCTGATCAACCTGGTCATGTGTGTGGTAGCTTTCATCAGGAACCTTTCGTTGATTCCGCTGGTGGGCTTAAGCTCATGCCTGTATCTGCTTACCGGAATGAGCCATGAAAACTGGTTCTGGTTTGGAATCTGGTTCCTGATAGGCATGGTAATTTATTTTTGTTACGGATATAAGAACAGTAAGCTGGGAAAGGAATTAAGGAATAATTAA
- a CDS encoding DUF962 domain-containing protein produces the protein MSERIKTYREFYQFYLTEHSKTGTRIFHFIGTLLVFVVIGYVISSGKERFLWYIPIFGYGFAWFSHAVIERNKPATFKYPLWSLVSDFRLFFELLTGKQKFRETTPSSRTTEEH, from the coding sequence ATGTCTGAAAGAATAAAAACATACCGGGAATTTTATCAATTTTACCTTACCGAACACAGTAAAACAGGAACACGAATTTTTCATTTCATAGGCACATTGCTTGTATTTGTAGTAATAGGCTATGTAATCAGCTCAGGAAAAGAAAGATTTTTATGGTACATCCCGATTTTCGGGTATGGTTTTGCATGGTTCAGTCACGCCGTTATAGAAAGAAACAAGCCTGCCACTTTTAAATACCCTTTATGGTCATTAGTTTCGGATTTCAGGCTCTTCTTTGAACTGTTGACGGGCAAACAGAAATTCAGAGAAACTACACCTTCCAGCCGTACAACAGAAGAACATTAG
- a CDS encoding lipocalin-like domain-containing protein: MKKLLFSSALVFASFVSAQKLKKEDVTGFWKLKESGFYENKKKVIKDFDNCRLMRNYAIREDGFAIYNYVEGSVGNCSPSEPRLSFWRIAGNRIQFFTDDQNILEEVVVTLNKDKTMTFSDYIPEKIKIDGDALAEKVMNTVHYSILEKQ, from the coding sequence ATGAAGAAATTATTATTTTCTTCTGCCTTAGTTTTTGCCTCTTTTGTGAGTGCCCAGAAACTAAAGAAGGAAGACGTTACAGGGTTTTGGAAGCTGAAAGAATCAGGTTTTTATGAAAATAAGAAGAAAGTTATTAAAGACTTCGATAATTGTCGCCTGATGAGAAACTATGCAATACGGGAGGATGGTTTTGCCATTTACAATTATGTGGAAGGAAGTGTGGGAAATTGTTCTCCATCTGAACCGAGACTTTCATTCTGGCGGATTGCAGGTAACAGGATTCAGTTTTTTACGGATGATCAGAATATTCTTGAAGAGGTTGTGGTGACCTTGAATAAAGATAAAACGATGACATTTTCAGACTATATTCCGGAAAAGATCAAGATAGATGGGGATGCCCTGGCTGAAAAGGTAATGAATACTGTGCATTACAGTATTCTTGAAAAACAATAA
- a CDS encoding DUF4377 domain-containing protein, which translates to MKSIATILKGTAPALALFAMTQCTTIPGGSPADEKTFIVGPQTADCTGVAPMKCLQVKEKASENWTNLYTNIEGFTYEPGYEYVLKVKTEKIANPPADGSSIKYTLVKQVSKTKKETADANEKTLIVGAQTADCSAGAGRMKCLQVKENASENWTNFYSNIEGFTYEPGYEYVLKVKTEKIANPPADASSIKYILTEQVSKTKK; encoded by the coding sequence ATGAAAAGTATAGCAACAATTCTAAAAGGGACAGCTCCCGCATTAGCATTATTCGCAATGACACAATGTACAACCATTCCGGGAGGTTCCCCAGCTGATGAAAAAACTTTCATTGTAGGACCACAAACCGCAGACTGTACAGGGGTAGCTCCTATGAAATGTCTGCAGGTAAAAGAAAAAGCTTCCGAAAACTGGACCAACCTTTACACCAATATCGAAGGATTTACCTATGAACCGGGATATGAATATGTTTTGAAAGTAAAAACTGAGAAAATCGCCAATCCTCCGGCTGACGGATCTTCCATTAAATATACTTTGGTAAAACAGGTTTCCAAAACTAAAAAAGAAACGGCTGATGCCAACGAAAAAACACTTATCGTAGGGGCACAAACTGCAGACTGTTCTGCAGGGGCAGGCCGCATGAAATGCCTGCAGGTAAAAGAAAATGCTTCTGAAAACTGGACGAATTTCTATAGCAATATCGAAGGATTTACCTATGAACCGGGATATGAATATGTTTTGAAGGTAAAAACTGAAAAAATAGCGAACCCTCCCGCAGATGCCTCTTCCATTAAATATATATTAACAGAACAGGTTTCTAAAACAAAGAAATAA
- a CDS encoding SPFH domain-containing protein gives MGIFLAPVIVFGLIILFASFFVVKQETAAIIERFGKFQAVKHSGLHLKLPIIDQIAKRLNLRIQQLDVMIDTKTLDNVFIKMKISVQYQVIRNQVGDAYYRLENPENQITSFVFDVVRAEVPKLKLDDVFVRKDDIAVAVKSELQEAMNSYGYDIIKALVTDIDPDEQVKHAMNRINAAEREKTAAEYESEAQRIRIVAVAKAEAESKKLQGQGIADQRREIAKGLEESVRMLNNVDINSHEASALIVVTQHYDTLHSVGASNRSNLVLLPNSPTAASNMLNDLVVAMTTANTVGEVSKGKYPDPPKKETDF, from the coding sequence ATGGGGATTTTTCTAGCGCCCGTTATTGTCTTTGGGCTTATTATTTTATTTGCTTCGTTTTTTGTGGTGAAACAGGAAACAGCAGCCATTATTGAACGCTTTGGTAAATTCCAGGCGGTGAAACATTCCGGACTTCACCTGAAGCTTCCGATTATCGATCAGATTGCCAAAAGGCTCAATCTTAGAATTCAACAGCTTGATGTAATGATCGATACCAAAACCCTGGATAATGTATTTATCAAAATGAAGATTTCTGTACAGTACCAGGTGATCAGAAATCAGGTAGGGGATGCCTATTATCGCCTGGAGAATCCGGAAAATCAGATTACATCTTTTGTTTTTGATGTGGTACGTGCTGAAGTGCCGAAGCTGAAACTGGACGATGTTTTTGTGAGAAAAGACGACATTGCTGTAGCTGTAAAAAGCGAATTGCAGGAAGCGATGAACAGCTACGGGTATGATATTATCAAAGCACTGGTGACGGATATTGATCCGGACGAACAGGTAAAGCATGCCATGAACAGGATTAATGCAGCGGAAAGAGAAAAAACAGCAGCTGAATATGAATCCGAAGCGCAAAGAATCAGAATTGTAGCGGTAGCAAAAGCTGAAGCAGAGTCTAAAAAGCTACAGGGTCAGGGGATTGCCGATCAAAGAAGAGAAATTGCCAAGGGCCTTGAAGAATCGGTAAGAATGCTGAACAATGTAGATATTAATTCTCATGAAGCTTCTGCGCTTATCGTAGTGACCCAGCATTATGATACATTACATTCTGTAGGTGCCAGTAACAGGAGTAATCTGGTTTTACTGCCTAACTCACCTACAGCAGCCAGCAATATGCTCAATGATCTGGTTGTTGCCATGACTACGGCAAACACAGTAGGCGAAGTAAGTAAAGGAAAATATCCGGACCCGCCTAAAAAAGAAACTGATTTTTAA